A stretch of Triticum aestivum cultivar Chinese Spring chromosome 1D, IWGSC CS RefSeq v2.1, whole genome shotgun sequence DNA encodes these proteins:
- the LOC123183213 gene encoding ketol-acid reductoisomerase, chloroplastic has translation MAAPTSSAASTLAPFSHPKTLAAAAAAASSSVAFSPAASHPACALTRRRAVAAMVAAPAKVGAAMPSLDFDTAVFNKEKVSLAGHEEYIVRGGRNLFPLLPEAFKGVKQIGVIGWGSQGPAQAQNLRDSLVEAKSDIVVKIGLRKGSKSFEEARGAGFTEENGTLGDIWETVSGSDLVLLLISDSAQADNYEKIFSHMKPNSILGLSHGFLLGHLQSHGLDFPKNISVVAVCPKGMGPSVRRLYVQGKEVNGAGINASFAVHQDVDGRATDVALGWSVALGSPFTFATTLEQEYKSDIFGERGILLGAVHGIVEALFRRYTEQGMDEELAYKSTVEGITGIISKTISKKGMLEVYNSLSEEGKKEFNKAYSASFYPCIDILYECYEDVASGSEIRSVVLAGRRFYDKEGLPAFPMGKIDQTRMWKVGEKVRSTRPDGDLGPLHPFTAGVYVALMMAQIEVLRKKGHSYSEIINESVIESVDSLNPFMHARGVAFMVDNCSTTARLGSRKWAPRFDYILTQQAFVTVDKDEPINQDLISNFMSDPVHGAIEVCAELRPTVDISVTADADFVRPELRQSS, from the exons ATGGCGGCGCCCACCTCCTCCGCGGCATCCACCCTCGCCCCCTTCTCCCaccccaaaaccctagccgccgccgccgccgccgcatcctcctccgtcgccttctccccggCCGCATCCCACCCCGCATGCGCCCTAACCCGCCGCCGCGCGGTCGCCGCCATGGTCGCGGCCCCGGCCAAGGTCGGCGCCGCCATGCCGTCGCTCGACTTCGACACCGCCGTCTTCAACAAGGAGAAGGTCTCCCTCGCCGGCCACGAGGAG TACATCGTGAGGGGCGGGCGGAACCTCTTCCCGCTGCTCCCGGAGGCGTTCAAGGGCGTCAAGCAGATCGGCGTCATCGGATGGGGCTCCCAG GGTCCGGCGCAGGCCCAGAACCTGAGGGATTCCCTGGTGGAAGCCAAGTCTGACATCGTCGTCAAG ATTGGCCTCAGGAAAGGTTCCAAGTCTTTTGAGGAAGCACGTGGTGCTGGATTCACCGAGGAGAACGGAACCTTGGGAGACATATGGGAGACGGTCTCTGGCAGTGATCTTGTGCTGCTGTTGATTTCAGATTCTGCCCAG GCAGACAACTATGAGAAGATCTTCTCTCACATGAAACCAAACAGCATTCTTGGTTTATCTCATGGGTTTCTCCTTGGTCATCTGCAATCACATGGCCTTGATTTCCCCAAAAACATCAGCGTCGTTGCTGTGTGTCCCAAGGGGATGGGCCCGTCGGTTCGGAGACTGTATGTTCAGGGCAAGGAAGTAAATGGTGCTGGCATCAACGCTAGCTTTGCTGTCCACCAG GATGTTGATGGAAGGGCCACTGATGTTGCTCTTGGATGGTCGGTTGCACTAGGATCCCCATTCACCTTTGCTACTACTCTAGAACAGGAGTACAAGAGTGATATCTTTGGGGAGCGAG GAATTTTGCTGGGCGCTGTCCATGGCATTGTGGAGGCTCTCTTTAGGAGATACACAGAGCAAGGAATGGACGAGGAGCTGGCATACAAAAGCACCGTGGAGGGCATCACTGGAATTATCTCTAAGACCATCTCAAAGAAG GGGATGCTTGAGGTGTACAACTCTTTGAGTGAGGAAGGCAAAAAGGAGTTCAACAAGGCATACAGTGCATCATTCTACCCTTGCATAGACATACTCTACGAATGCTACGAAGATGTTGCCTCTGGAAGTGAAATCCGGAGTGTTGTGTTGGCTGGTCGGAGGTTTTAT GACAAGGAAGGCCTTCCTGCTTTCCCTATGGGCAAAATCGACCAAACTCGCATGTGGAAGGTCGGCGAAAAGGTGCGCTCGACCCGGCCAGATGGTGACCTTGGCCCGCTCCACCCCTTCACGGCTGGAGTTTATGTTGCACTTATGATGGCCCAG ATCGAGGTGCTGAGGAAGAAGGGGCACTCCTACTCTGAGATCATCAACGAGAGCGTGATCGAGTCGGTGGACTCGTTGAACCCCTTCATGCACGCGCGCGGGGTGGCCTTCATGGTGGACAACTGCTCGACGACGGCGCGTCTGGGGTCGAGGAAGTGGGCGCCCCGTTTCGACTACATCCTGACCCAGCAGGCGTTCGTGACGGTGGACAAGGACGAGCCCATCAACCAGGACCTCATCAGCAACTTCATGTCGGACCCCGTCCACGGCGCCATCGAGGTCTGCGCCGAGCTGAGGCCCACCGTCGACATCTCGGTGACGGCCGACGCCGACTTCGTGCGCCCTGAGCTCCGGCAGTCCTCCTAG